In Cyanobium sp. AMD-g, one genomic interval encodes:
- a CDS encoding cation-transporting P-type ATPase codes for MNTATTASPWHALAPEECLKGLEASADGLSTAQCAERLARVGLNRLELKAGRSNLRILWDQFSNVMLIMLLAVAAVSAGVAYAAQRFPKDAIAIVLIVGLNALLGYLQESRAQQALQALRDMAQPLVTVRRDGIWERLPSEQLVPGDLIRVEAGDRVPADARLLEVAELGLREAALTGEAEAVNKLAVLVLDPSTPVLERQNCLFQGTEVVRGRGLAVVSATGMDTELGKIAQMINTAGGETTPLQERLDGLANVLVVSALALVAVVVLLGWLLGQRLLDLLEVALSMAVAIVPEGLPAVITVTLAIGTQRMVQRAALIRRLPAVEALGSVTVICTDKTGTLTLNRQVVQELRSGTTALAVSGNGYDPHGDFRATDLAPPAGAEGGLAPGGRNLLLQAGVLCSDAELKQEPDGRWEILGDPTEGALVVAAAKADLDGFALRSHYKRDAEIPFSSERQLMAVWVLDPDGSLQAPLGDTAAGSTTLMISKGAPEVILGTCDRWLDASGVATLTDDQRQWWLDQARDLAASGLRVLAFACAPHHPSPEHELEHQVLLGLMAQLDPARPEVALAVARCREAGIRPVMITGDHPLTARAIGVNIGLVDPGAEVVLGRQLEEADAEGLAAIVARCNVFARVPPEQKLRIVKAFQGLGQVVAMTGDGVNDAPALKQAHIGVAMGITGTEVSKEASDMVLLDDNFATIVNAVEQGRLVYANIRRFIKYILGSNVGELITIASAPLLGLVGVPMTPIQILWMNLVTDGVPALALALEPGEAGLMQRPPAEPGESIFARGIGSYILRIGVVFAAITITMMVLASRAGAPWKTMVFTMLCLAQMGHALAARSDRPLVQVNPFTNPWLLGAVVFTTLLQLSLLYVPALAKFFGTVPLSARDLAICVGFSLVFFLYLELEKVWRLWRRRRSANA; via the coding sequence TTGAACACCGCCACGACCGCGAGCCCCTGGCACGCCCTGGCCCCTGAAGAGTGCCTCAAGGGCCTGGAGGCCAGCGCCGACGGCCTGAGCACGGCCCAATGTGCCGAGCGGCTGGCCAGGGTGGGGCTGAACCGGTTGGAGCTCAAGGCCGGCCGCAGCAACCTGCGCATCCTCTGGGATCAGTTCAGCAACGTGATGCTGATCATGCTGCTGGCCGTGGCGGCGGTGTCGGCCGGTGTGGCCTATGCGGCCCAGCGCTTCCCCAAGGATGCGATCGCGATTGTGCTGATCGTGGGCCTCAACGCCCTGCTCGGTTATCTCCAGGAAAGCCGCGCCCAGCAGGCGCTGCAGGCCCTGCGCGACATGGCCCAGCCCCTGGTGACCGTGCGGCGTGACGGCATCTGGGAGCGGCTGCCCAGCGAGCAGCTGGTGCCCGGGGACTTGATCCGGGTGGAAGCCGGCGACCGGGTGCCCGCCGATGCCCGCCTGCTGGAGGTGGCTGAACTGGGCCTGCGGGAGGCGGCCCTCACCGGCGAGGCCGAAGCGGTGAACAAGCTGGCCGTGCTGGTGCTCGATCCCTCCACCCCGGTCCTGGAGCGCCAGAACTGTCTGTTCCAGGGCACCGAAGTGGTGCGCGGCCGCGGGCTGGCGGTGGTCAGCGCCACCGGCATGGACACCGAACTCGGAAAGATCGCCCAGATGATCAACACGGCGGGTGGCGAGACCACGCCGCTGCAGGAGCGGCTCGATGGGCTGGCCAACGTGCTGGTGGTCTCCGCCCTGGCCCTGGTGGCCGTGGTGGTGCTGCTGGGCTGGCTGCTGGGCCAGCGCCTGCTGGATCTGCTGGAGGTGGCCCTGTCGATGGCGGTGGCGATCGTGCCGGAAGGGCTGCCGGCGGTGATCACCGTGACCCTGGCGATCGGCACCCAGCGGATGGTGCAGCGCGCCGCCCTGATCCGCCGCCTGCCGGCGGTGGAAGCCCTGGGGTCGGTCACGGTGATCTGCACCGACAAGACCGGCACCCTCACCCTCAACCGCCAGGTGGTGCAGGAGCTGCGCAGCGGCACCACGGCGCTGGCGGTCAGCGGCAACGGCTACGACCCCCACGGGGACTTCCGGGCCACCGACCTGGCCCCGCCCGCTGGAGCCGAGGGCGGTCTGGCCCCAGGCGGCCGGAACCTGCTGCTCCAGGCCGGCGTGCTGTGCAGCGACGCCGAACTCAAGCAGGAACCCGACGGTCGCTGGGAGATCCTCGGCGATCCCACCGAGGGGGCCCTGGTGGTGGCGGCGGCAAAGGCTGACCTGGATGGCTTCGCCCTGCGCAGCCATTACAAGCGCGACGCCGAGATCCCCTTCAGCTCCGAGCGCCAGCTGATGGCTGTCTGGGTGCTGGACCCCGACGGCAGCCTGCAGGCCCCCCTGGGGGACACGGCGGCCGGCTCCACCACCTTGATGATCAGCAAGGGAGCTCCCGAGGTGATCCTCGGCACCTGTGATCGCTGGCTCGACGCCTCCGGCGTGGCCACCCTCACCGATGACCAGCGCCAGTGGTGGCTGGACCAGGCCAGGGATCTGGCCGCTTCCGGTCTGCGGGTGCTCGCCTTCGCCTGCGCCCCCCACCACCCCAGCCCCGAACACGAACTGGAGCACCAGGTGCTGCTGGGTCTGATGGCCCAGCTGGATCCGGCCCGCCCCGAGGTGGCCCTGGCCGTGGCCCGCTGCCGGGAAGCTGGCATCCGCCCGGTGATGATCACCGGCGACCATCCCCTCACCGCCCGGGCCATCGGTGTCAACATCGGCCTGGTGGACCCCGGCGCCGAAGTGGTGCTCGGCCGGCAGCTGGAGGAGGCTGATGCCGAGGGCCTGGCCGCGATCGTCGCCCGCTGCAACGTTTTCGCCCGGGTGCCGCCCGAACAGAAGCTGCGCATCGTCAAGGCCTTCCAGGGCCTCGGCCAGGTGGTGGCCATGACCGGTGATGGTGTCAATGACGCTCCGGCCCTCAAGCAGGCCCACATCGGCGTGGCCATGGGCATCACCGGCACCGAGGTCAGCAAGGAGGCCTCCGACATGGTGCTGCTCGACGACAACTTCGCCACGATCGTCAACGCCGTGGAGCAGGGCCGGCTGGTCTACGCCAACATCCGCCGCTTCATCAAATACATCCTCGGCAGCAACGTCGGCGAGCTGATCACGATCGCCTCGGCACCGCTGCTGGGGCTGGTGGGCGTGCCGATGACCCCCATCCAGATCCTCTGGATGAACCTGGTCACCGACGGCGTGCCCGCCCTGGCCCTGGCCCTGGAGCCCGGGGAGGCCGGCCTGATGCAACGCCCCCCCGCCGAGCCCGGTGAATCGATCTTCGCCAGAGGGATCGGCAGCTACATCCTGCGCATTGGCGTGGTGTTCGCCGCCATCACCATCACGATGATGGTGCTGGCCTCCCGCGCTGGTGCCCCCTGGAAGACGATGGTCTTCACGATGCTGTGCCTGGCCCAGATGGGTCATGCCCTGGCCGCCCGCAGCGACCGTCCGCTGGTGCAGGTGAATCCCTTCACCAACCCCTGGCTGCTCGGGGCGGTGGTCTTCACCACTCTGCTGCAGTTGTCCCTGCTCTACGTCCCTGCGCTAGCCAAATTCTTTGGCACCGTGCCCCTCTCGGCCCGTGATCTGGCCATCTGCGTGGGCTTCAGTCTGGTGTTCTTCCTTTACCTGGAACTGGAAAAAGTTTGGCGGCTGTGGCGCCGCCGTCGCAGTGCCAACGCCTGA
- a CDS encoding NAD(P)H-quinone oxidoreductase subunit F, with product MTLLFAQTAWLVPLYPLLASLLSLLWSPGLISRTGPRPCGYLNLSLVSVAFVHSAAALMALHSNSAAGAAALYKPLTFGWTWLETAGLKVGFDGLITEPALIAMTVITGLHVLVQIYSIGYLEMDWGWPRFFGSLSFFEAGLCALVLTDSLFFSYVILELLTLGTYLIVGTWYNQPLVVKGARDAFLTKRIGDLILLAGLIALLPITGTWNFHGLQAWAADQVNNGNPLPQVLPLILLALIAGPMGKCAQIPLHLWLDEAMESPLPSTVLRNSVVVVGGAWVLLRLEPLIEVSPLVQTVLVIVGGTTALVASLIALAQIDVKRALSFLVSSWLGLLFVAVGLGGISVADHLMLVYPLPMALMLMVIGAIVITNVTQDLTQLGGLWSKRPLMGLAFLTGAAGLMALPPFGGFAALRELMELTAESSHPVLLGCLVLLTNALISAGLIRVFGLIWGGRPSVFTTRSAEVLWLMALPTFVLMGLVLHLPQLMVINGVFALSPLPGWGPLAVPLLISTLVGGGLSAAFYLRPHPLAHLPAALGGLQDWLAHDMQTERFYHRTVVWLVVALARLSAWSDDRLIDGFSGASGSAALEGARRLSFTTSGRTQAYALTLLLGVLLMAAWLLASAPSVSSELVRPFR from the coding sequence ATGACCCTGCTCTTCGCCCAGACGGCCTGGCTGGTTCCGCTGTATCCGCTGCTGGCGTCCCTGCTGTCGCTTCTGTGGTCTCCGGGGCTGATCTCGCGCACGGGTCCACGCCCCTGCGGCTATCTCAACCTCTCCCTGGTGAGCGTGGCGTTCGTCCATAGCGCCGCCGCCCTGATGGCCCTCCATTCCAATTCCGCCGCCGGTGCCGCTGCCCTCTACAAGCCCCTCACCTTCGGCTGGACCTGGCTGGAGACCGCCGGGCTGAAGGTGGGCTTCGACGGCCTGATCACCGAGCCGGCCCTGATCGCCATGACGGTGATCACCGGCCTGCATGTGCTGGTGCAGATCTATTCCATCGGCTATCTGGAGATGGACTGGGGCTGGCCTCGCTTCTTCGGTTCCCTGAGCTTCTTCGAGGCTGGTCTGTGCGCCCTGGTGCTCACGGATTCGCTGTTCTTCAGCTATGTGATCCTCGAACTGCTCACCCTCGGCACCTACCTGATCGTGGGCACCTGGTACAACCAGCCCCTGGTGGTGAAGGGCGCCAGGGATGCCTTCCTCACCAAGCGGATCGGCGACCTGATCCTGCTGGCGGGCCTGATCGCCCTGCTGCCGATCACCGGCACCTGGAACTTCCACGGGCTGCAGGCCTGGGCCGCCGATCAGGTCAACAACGGCAACCCCCTTCCCCAGGTTCTGCCGTTGATCCTGCTGGCCCTGATCGCCGGGCCGATGGGCAAGTGCGCCCAGATCCCCCTGCACCTGTGGCTCGATGAGGCCATGGAGAGCCCCTTGCCCTCCACCGTGCTCCGTAATTCGGTGGTGGTGGTGGGCGGCGCCTGGGTGCTGCTGCGGCTCGAGCCCCTGATCGAAGTGAGCCCCCTGGTGCAGACCGTGCTCGTGATCGTGGGCGGAACCACTGCGCTTGTGGCCTCCCTGATCGCCCTTGCCCAGATCGATGTGAAGCGCGCCCTCTCCTTCCTGGTGAGCAGCTGGCTCGGCCTGCTGTTCGTGGCGGTGGGTCTGGGCGGCATCAGCGTGGCCGATCACCTGATGCTGGTGTATCCCCTGCCGATGGCGCTGATGTTGATGGTGATCGGCGCCATCGTGATCACCAACGTCACCCAGGACCTCACCCAGCTCGGGGGCCTGTGGAGCAAGCGTCCGCTGATGGGCCTGGCCTTCCTCACAGGCGCCGCCGGCCTGATGGCCTTGCCGCCTTTCGGTGGCTTCGCCGCCCTGCGCGAGCTCATGGAGCTCACGGCCGAGAGCTCCCATCCGGTGCTGCTCGGTTGCCTGGTGCTGTTGACCAATGCCCTGATCAGCGCCGGCCTGATCCGGGTCTTCGGTCTGATCTGGGGCGGGCGTCCGTCGGTGTTCACCACCCGCTCCGCGGAGGTGCTGTGGCTGATGGCCCTGCCCACCTTCGTGCTCATGGGTCTGGTGCTGCACCTGCCGCAGCTGATGGTGATCAACGGCGTCTTCGCCCTGTCCCCCCTTCCGGGCTGGGGTCCGCTGGCGGTGCCCCTGCTGATCTCCACCCTCGTGGGTGGCGGACTCTCGGCGGCGTTCTACCTGCGGCCCCACCCCCTGGCCCATCTGCCCGCCGCCCTCGGCGGCCTGCAGGACTGGCTGGCCCACGACATGCAGACCGAGCGCTTCTACCACCGCACCGTGGTGTGGCTGGTGGTGGCCCTGGCACGGCTCAGCGCCTGGTCGGATGACCGGCTGATCGATGGCTTCAGTGGTGCCTCCGGCAGTGCCGCCCTCGAGGGTGCTCGCCGCCTCAGCTTCACCACCTCCGGCCGCACCCAGGCCTATGCCCTCACCCTCCTTCTCGGGGTGCTGCTGATGGCCGCCTGGCTGCTGGCCTCCGCCCCTTCCGTTTCGTCCGAACTCGTTCGCCCGTTCCGCTGA